The Candidatus Methylomirabilota bacterium genome has a segment encoding these proteins:
- a CDS encoding SDR family oxidoreductase, protein MAPAKSVVITGASTGIGSACALHLDQLGWRVFAGVRRQGDAEALRALGSARLTPISLDVTDTVSISTAASAVAGAVGAAGLAGLVNNAGIVVPGPIEFLPLPDLRRQLEINVVGQVAVTQAFLPLIRAGRGRIVNMGSIAGRMATPFTGAYSASKFALEALTDALRLELAPWGISVSIIEPGAVATPIWEKSAKNAAAMLGAAPPETFVLYAEAIEAVKKTAAHAAKNAVAPVDVARAVEHALTAAKPKTRYVVGREAKIRAAMALFVPDRVRDNLVARAMRLPKSAPSAPPKAGEGTWG, encoded by the coding sequence TTGGCCCCGGCGAAGTCGGTCGTGATCACGGGCGCCTCGACAGGCATCGGCTCCGCTTGCGCGCTCCATCTGGACCAGTTGGGCTGGAGAGTCTTCGCGGGCGTGCGCAGGCAGGGCGATGCGGAGGCGCTCCGAGCCCTGGGTTCGGCGCGGCTCACTCCCATCTCACTCGACGTCACGGACACCGTCTCGATCTCGACGGCGGCCAGCGCGGTAGCCGGCGCCGTGGGAGCCGCCGGCCTCGCGGGACTCGTCAACAACGCCGGTATCGTCGTGCCGGGTCCGATCGAGTTCCTTCCCCTGCCCGATTTGAGACGGCAGCTCGAGATCAACGTGGTCGGCCAGGTCGCGGTGACGCAGGCTTTCCTGCCTCTCATCCGGGCGGGCCGCGGCCGCATCGTCAACATGGGGTCGATCGCCGGCCGCATGGCCACGCCCTTCACGGGCGCGTACAGCGCCTCCAAGTTCGCCCTCGAAGCGCTGACCGACGCGCTCCGACTCGAGCTCGCGCCCTGGGGCATCTCGGTGTCCATCATCGAGCCGGGCGCGGTCGCCACGCCCATCTGGGAGAAGTCCGCAAAGAACGCCGCGGCTATGCTTGGCGCCGCCCCTCCCGAGACCTTCGTGCTCTACGCGGAGGCGATCGAGGCCGTGAAGAAGACGGCGGCGCACGCGGCGAAGAACGCCGTCGCTCCTGTCGACGTGGCGCGCGCCGTCGAGCACGCGCTCACGGCCGCGAAGCCCAAGACCCGCTACGTGGTCGGCCGCGAGGCCAAGATCCGGGCGGCGATGGCCCTCTTCGTCCCCGACCGCGTCCGCGATAACCTGGTCGCCAGGGCCATGCGCCTGCCGAAGAGCGCCCCCTCGGCCCCACCTAAAGCCGGCGAAGGCACCTGGGGCTAG